A single region of the Salvelinus sp. IW2-2015 linkage group LG20, ASM291031v2, whole genome shotgun sequence genome encodes:
- the LOC111980433 gene encoding uncharacterized protein, translated as MPTLCSAYNCKNRGPKADVGFFSFPKNDPERRKRWIINMKWKDWNPQHHHRVCSIHFEDKYICRMDKRQRLTPDAVPTIFDFPENFQKKKASIHPQSRRARSDGLPEKYTAAPAVTVAEMVTTPSPTITSETSKLAKDNTKAPEKVTSSSWYIHVDEEIQMAESLPGFFHSDYCLPHSIRWGFKDDVAPKVACENLEFQLPPLKHIIEITEAWEWLGMDIRGPLPLTPNGHQYVLTLTDFYSKWVEAFPLRGCSSTEVAQHVAEVISHFGFPFGILVRLKRKFTSKINLALNSHLKLRGFSLLYRHRQVGSLDLATQTLISRMVSDLVKDHPDNWDVCLPAKVFSLCFKEHPKTKQRPFSLLCCKGPQPVTTPRDLSFSPAELRESSFAIQSNQEGGHDTDPQDMVGIESGKETAGKSTVTRVSFLRSNTESNNNTDGNTYGPPGGHPDSHPDGSTDGNPDGSTDGNPDGSTDGNPDSNTDGNPNNNRNTNSERSSEEHHAMGN; from the exons ATGCCAACACTGTGTTCAGCATACAACTGCAAAAATCGCGGTCCCAAAGCTGATGTAGGATTTTTTAG TTTCCCCAAAAATGACCCTGAAAGACGCAAGCGATGGATTATTAATATGAAGTGGAAAGACTGGAATCCGCAACACCACCACCGTGTGTGCTCCATTCACTTTGAAGACAAGTACATTTGCCGGATGGACAAACGTCAACGTCTCACGCCAGACGCAGTCCCGACCATTTTTGACTTCCCAGAGAACTTTCAAAAGAAAAAG GCATCCATCCACCCACAGAGTAGAAGAGCCAGG AGTGATGGGTTGCCAGAGAAGTATACTGCTGCCCCTGCTGTTACAGTGGCCGAAATGGTAACAACACCAAGCCCCACCATCACATCAGAGACAAGCAAGCTGGCTAAAGACAATACTAA AGCTCCAGAAAAAGTTACCTCTTCAAGTTGGTATATCCATGTAGATGAAGAAATCCAAATGGCTGAATCCCTCCCAGGTTTCTTCCACAGTGATTACTGTCTACCACAC AGTATTCGCTGGGGATTCAAAGATGATGTTGCCCCGAAG GTGGCATGTGAGAACCTGGAGTTCCAACTTCCACCCCTCAAGCACATAATAGAG ATCACAGAGGCATGGGAGTGGCTGGGTATGGACATTAGAGGGCCACTGCCCCTAACACCGAACGGACACCAGTACGTTCTGACCTTGACAGACTTCTACTCCAAATGGGTGGAGGCCTTCCCCCTGAGAGGTTGTAGCTCTACTGAGGTAGCACAGCATGTAGCTGAAGTCATCTCTCACTTTGGCTTCCCTTTTGGTATCCTTGTTCGACTGAAGAGGAAGTTTACCAGTAAG ATCAACCTTGCCTTAAACAGTCATCTGAAGCTGAGGGGGTTCTCTCTCTTATACCGTCATCGGCAAGTTGGATCACTGGATCTGGCCACACAGACCCTGATCAGCAG GATGGTGTCTGATCTTGTGAAGGACCATCCAGACAACTGGGATGTCTGCCTCCCTGCAAAGGTGTTCAGCCTGTGTTTTAAGGAGCACCCCAAGACCAAGCAGAGACCTTTCTCTCTGCTGTGCTGCAAAGGACCACAGCCGGTCACCACCCCCAGGGATCTGTCT TTCAGTCCTGCAGAGCTCAGAGAGAGTTCCTTTGCAATTCAGTCAAATCAAGAGGGTGGGCATGACACTGATCCGCAAG ACATGGTTGGCATTGAATCTGGAAAGGAAACAGCTGGAAAGAGCACTGTTACAAGGGTCTCCTTTTTAAGGAGCAACACCGAGAGTAACAACAACACTGACGGTAACACATATGGTCCCCCCGGCGGTCACCCGGACAGTCACCCCGACGGTAGCACGGACGGTAACCCCGACGGTAGCACGGACGGTAACCCCGACGGTAGCACGGACGGTAACCCCGACAGTAACACGGACGGTAACCCCAACAACAACCGTAACACCAACAGTGAGCGATCCTCTGAAGAACATCATGCCATGGGAAACTGA